TCTTCGGGCTGATGGCCGATCGCTATGGGCGGCGCATCCCGTTGATGATCGATCTCGTCTTCTACTCGGTGATCGAAGTGCTCTCGGGGCTGGCGCCGAACTACGCGACGTTCCTGGTGCTGCGCGCGCTGTTCGGCATCGGCATGGGTGGCGAGTGGGGCGTGGGCGCGTCGTTGGCGATGGAGAAGGCGCCGTCGCGCCGCCGCGGCATGCTGTCGGGGTTGCTGCAGGAGGGCTACGCCGCGGGCTATCTGCTGGCGGCGATCGCGTACTTCACGGTGTTTCCGCGTTGGGGCTGGCGTCCGCTGTTTTTCATCGGCGGCTTGCCCGCGCTGCTGGCGTTGTTCGTGCGCGCGCGCGTGAAGGAGTCGGAGGTGTGGGAGCGGACGCGCCACGAAAGTTGGAACCAACTCGCCCGCGCGATCGCGTCGAATTGGAAGCTGTTTGGCTACATCACGATGTTCATCGCGATCATGAGCTGTGTGTCGCACGGCACGCAGGACATGTACCCGACTTTTTTGCAACGCGAGTGGGGCTTCACGCCGACCGGGCGGGCGGCGCTGACGGCGTTCTCGATGGTCGGCGCCATAATTGGCGGCGTGCTGTTCGGGCACTTCTCCGATCGCATCGGGCGGCGGCGCGCGATCGTGATGGCGTTGATCGGCGCGGTGCTGATCACGCCGCTGTGGGCCTTCGCGCCGTCGTTGCCGCTGCTGGTCGCGGGGGCCTTCGCGATGCAGTTCATGGTGCAAGGGGCGTGGGGGGTGATTCCGGCTCAGCTCACGGAGTTGTCGCCCGACAGCGTACGCGGCTTCCTGCCTGGCTTCGCCTATCAATGCGGGGTGCTGCTCGCGAGTGGCATCGTCTACATCGAAGCGCTGTACGCCGCGCGCACCAGCTACGCGACGTCGATGGCCCTCACCGCGGTGACGGTCTTTGTCCTCGGCGCGATTGTCGCCGCGCTCGGGCGCGAGCGGCGCGGGGTGGAGTTTGGTGCCGCGCCCAGTGCGGATTTCTCGTGAGAAGTGTTGCTGTGGTAGGAACTAACGCATGAAGAACCCCGTACTGCACCACGCCTCGATCTGCGTTGCCGATGTCGCGCGCGCGCGCGAGTTCTACGAGACGGTTCTCGGCTTTGCGCCGATTCCGCGGCCGGACTTTGGCTTTCCCGGAATGTGGTATGGACTCGGCGAGGGACAACTACACTTGATCCAGCGCGACCAGCGATCACCAGCGCCGGCGCGCATCAATCCGAGCGATCCACATTTCGCCGTCACCGTCGACGTGCCCGGGATGCGCGCGAAGCTGAAGGACTTGGGCCTCGACGTGCTCGACGCCGGCGATCAGATGTGGGTGCTCGACCCCGACGGCAACACCGTCGAGCTGCGGCAAGACCCGACGTCGTGAGTCGTGCTCGTGGCTCGTGCTCGTAGGATTCTCAACCGACCACGACTCACGAGCACGAGCCACGAGCACGACCTCACCACTTCATCTCCACCACCACAACTCGGTGGCTGACGAACTCGGGGGTTTCCTCTTTGACAAAACTGCAACGAAAGTTGTCGGTCGCGCCCGGCGCGATCGGGGCGGGCTTCAGCTTGGCGAGTTTCTCGTCGAGCGTGCCGGTGAGCGTGTCGTCGGAGAGCTTGTCGGCTTGGTAGTTGTACAGATCGGTGCTCGTGACGACCGTGCCGGTCTTGTCGAGCAGCTCGGCTCTGAGGCGCACGACCCGCGCCGGTGTGCTGCTCGCGTTCTTCACCTTGCCGACAATGTTGAAGAACGTCGAACCGTAACCTGACTCCCATTTCCCGTTCTGCTCGACAATCTGAATCTCATCGGCCGCGCGACCAATGCCGCCCAACGCGATCAACACCGCGATGCCGACCGCGCAGCGTGTGAAGCGCATCTTGCCCCTCCGCTTCACGAGTCACGACTCACGAGTCACGACCACGACTTCACGATCCGCCGAGCGCCTTGAACGCCTTGTCGAACTCCCAGAGGATGAGCGCGCCGGCGAGGACGACATCGCCACTGCGGCCAATGCGGACGTACGCACCAGTGGCGGGCGGATTGCGATCGCCGAGCAGCACCAACACCGGCTCGCCCGTGATTGGGCGCAGCTCGATCTCGCCTTGCGGGGAGTCGAGGCCGTACTCGTGCAGTTGGGCGGGGCCCGCTTCGAGGCGCATCAACTCGCCGAGCTGCGCCAAGCTATCGAGAAAGTCGGGAATCAGATTCGGCGTCGGCGCCCCCGACCAAATGGTGCCGATGCGCGTGGTGATCAAGCGCTTGCCGCCGCGCACCAGCGTCACCATTTGAATGTCGGCCGGGATGAAGTTCACCAAACGCGCCGTGGGATTGTTCGGATCAATTTCGCGCGGCTCACCGAGCAGCGTCCCTGCCGAAGCGCGCGGGTCGTCGGGCGGCGCGCCTTCATACACCAGCCAGGCAGCGCCGAGCGCAACCAACAGCGCCAGGGCAATCGTGCCGCGCGCACCCATCATCAGGTTCCGCCGCGCCGCCGGCGGCGCATGGTGACGAGGACACCGGCGAGCAGCAACACACCGGGTTGCACCAGCACCGCGCTGGTGAAGATCTGCCGTCCCTGCTCGGCGGTCAGATAAATCGGCGAGATGCTCCCCTTCTGGAGGCCCTTGCGGCGCACCGCGACGAGATCTTCGTCTTCAGCAAGCACGGCGATCGTGCTCATGAAGAGATCCTTGTTGCCCATCAGGTTGAGGTAGAAGTTGCTGGCGAAGTCGGAGTCGCCGAAGACCGCGACGCGGCCGGTCGCGGGGGTTTCGCCGTCGGGTTTGCCCTGCACGTTCGCGATCACGGCGACCGGCAGCGGGCCGTTCTTGTCGACATCGGGGCGGAAGTGGACCGCGCCGGCCGGTGGCTGCTCGGTACCTTCGCGCGCCCAGCTATCGGGCCCGGACATGGCGATCAACGACACGACAACCCCGTCGCGATGTTCGTCCACCGGTTCGACCGTCCGCGTGAGTGGGAACACCGCGGCGGTTTCGAGATTGCGACGGAAGGTCGCTTCATCGAAGATCGGCACGCGCGGCATGAAGCTGTCAGAACCATAGAAGCGATTGCGTTCGTCGACAATCAGATCGTTGCCCGGCTTGACGTTGAAGCGGGCCAGCATCGCGACGAACGACGCCGAGGCGTCGGGATCGACCAGCACGAACAGGTGTCCACCCGCGTGCACGTAGGCGTCCAACTGATCGGCTTCACCTGCGAACAACTCTCGAGTCGGGCCGGGAGAAATGACGATGGTGCAATCCGGTGGCACACCGGTGGGGGGGAGCCGTTCGATCGCGCGGATCGAATAGTTCTCGCGTTCGAGCGCCTTCGCCACTTCGCTGTAGCCGCGCCGCTCGGTGGCTTGGCTCACCGAGTGTTCGCCGTGGCCGGTGAGGAAACACAGCGTCCGTTGCCCCTGCACGGTCATCTTGAGGAGCGCGTTGGTCAACTCCATCTCATCGAGGTTGCTGAGCGGCACCGTGCGGCCGTCGGCCTCGATCACGCCGGTGTTGTAGCTGGCCACGTTGTACTTCTTGGCCAATCCCGGGCTGCGATCGAGATCATGCAGACTGTAGCCGATGCTCGGATTGACGCGATTGAACTGTTCGAGCACGTCTTCGACCTGCCGTCGCATGCCGCCTTCTTGGGTGTTGTAGAAGCCGTAGACTTTGACCGGCTGCGTCACCTTGCGAGCGATCTTAATCGCCTGATCGGAGAGCACGAAGCTTTGCGTCGGGGTGAGATCGAAACGCTGATTGTGGCGTTCGGCCAGGACCACGACAATGCCGCAGAAGGTCAGGGCGAGCGCCACCTGCAGCACGACGAGTGCCGCGTGGCGCGAAGCGTGACCAAACAGACGCGGCATTGCCATCTCAGTTCACGCCGCTCAGTTCACTCCGCGCCAGGCGCGCGCGCCGAGCGATTGCAAGGTGAGAAACAGAAACAGCGCGGTGAAGAGCCCGAAGAACACCACGTCGCGGGTGTCGATGACCCCGCGCGAGAAGTTGAAAAACCGATCGAACAGCGACAGCCGCAACAGCGCGCGCACGATTTGTTGATCGGCCACTTCCTCGTTCCAGGTGACGAACCAGAAAAATACCAGGATGCCATAGGTGACCATCGCGCTCACCACTTGATTCTCCGTGAGCGACGAGACGAACAAGCCGCAGGCGATGAACGCGCTGCCAAGCAGGAAGATGCCGAGATACGCCGACGCCAGCGGACCGAGATCGAACTGGTAGAATTGGTAGAAGATCAACGGATTGATCATCGTCGGCAGCAGCATGATCAGAAAGAACACCCAGGCCGCGAGGAACTTGCCCATCACGATCGCACTGTCGCTGATCGGATAGGTCCACAGCAACTCGATCGTGCCGAGTTTCTTTTCCTCCGCAAACAGCCGCATGGTCACCAGCGGCAGGACCAGCATCGTGCACAGGCGCATGTCGAGGAAGACGAACTGCCACAGCCCGGTGGGCAGGACGTAGCCGCCAAACAGGATGAAGTAGATCAGGTCGCTGTAGAAGAAGTACCCGCTCAACAGCAGAAACACCGCCAACAATGCGTAGGCGATGAACGAGCCGAAGTACGAGCGCAGCTCACGCCGACAGATGACGAAGGCTTTCATCGGGGGCAGACGGATTGGCGGTGGGAGGCGGCGCCGAGTTGCCGCCAGGGTTGGCTACCATGGTCAGGAAGATGTCCTCGAGCGAGAGCGTCAGCGGCCGGAGTTCGCGCAGCCCCCAGCCGCCAGCGGTGACGGCAGCAGCGATATCCGCGCGCAGATCGCGATCCTTCGCTGTGCTGATGCGCAGTGCTGTGGCCCCGTCGCTCGGGTGCAGCGCCGGAACCGCCGAATCGATGCGCAGAACTCCCGGGATTTTCTGCAGACGACTGGTGATTGCGGCTTCGGGGCCGATCGCTTCGAGATGGATTTCTGAAGTCTGCCGCAGCCGTTGGTTGAGATTGCGCGGCGTGTCGACGGCGAGTACGCGGCCCTTGTTGATGATGATGACGCGGTCGCAGGTGGCTTCCACCTCCGACAGGATGTGGGTCGACAGGATGACCGTTCGTTCGCCATGCAGACCGCGAATCAGCGTGCGCATCTCGGCGACTTGCTCGGGATCGAGTCCCGAGGTCGGCTCGTCGAGGATCAACACTCTGGGCGAACCGATGAGCGCCTGCGCGATGCCAACGCGTTGGCGATACCCCTTCGACAAGGTGCCGATGAGGCGATGCTGCATGTGAGCGACCGCGCAGCTCTGCATCACCGCGTCGCACTGCCGGCGCGACTCGGCGCGCGGCAGATCCTTCATCTCGGCCACGTACGCCAGATATCCGCGCACGGTCATGTCGGTGTAGATCGACACGCGCTCGGGGAAGTAGCCGACCACGCTACGCGCCCGCCGCGCGTCGGCCACAACGTTATAGCCCGCCACCGTGGCGCGACCGCTGGTGGGAGGGAAGACGCCCGCCAGGATGCGCATCGTGGTGCTCTTGCCGGCACCATTGGGACCGAGGAAGCCGACGATCTCGCCGCGCGCGACTTCGAACGACACGTCGGCGATGGCGGTGAACGCACCGAACTGCTTGGTCAACCCTTCGGCTTGGATCATCAATGGTGTCCCAACGACGCCCAGAACTATTGCCCATGGTCGGCGTTGTCAATGTTCGCAGACTGCATACAATGGTCCCCATGCGGATACGCAAGCCCAACCCTCTCTGGATGGTCTCGCTATTGATAGCCACCGCGTTCGGCTGCGCGACCGTCCCGTACACCAACCGCTCGCAGTTGCTGACGGTATCGGAAGCGGAGGAAACGCAGCTCGGCATCGGTGCCTATAAGGAAGTGCTGCGCAAGGAGGTATTGGTGCAGGATCCGGCGGTGGTCGGCCTCGTGCGCCGCGTCGGCGAGCGCATAGCCCAGGCCGCCGACAAGCCGAAGTACCAGTGGGAGTTCGCCGTTATCGACGATGACAGCATGATCAACGCCTTTGCGCTGCCCGGCGGCAAGGTGGCGGTGTATACGGGCCTCTTCCCCGTCGCCCAAGACGAGGCGGGTCTGGCTGCGGTGATGGGACACGAAGTGGCGCATGCGCTCGCGCATCACGGTGCGGAGCGGATGAGCCAGGGGCAATTGGCGCAACTCGGCGGCGTCGCGCTCGCGATTGGTCTCGGTGCCGCCGGCGCCGGCCGGTTCACCGGCGACATGGCGATGCAAGCCTACGGGTTGGGCGCGCAGGTCGGCATCCTGCTGCCCTACAGCCGCGCGCAAGAGTCCGAAGCCGATCACATTGGCCTCATTTTGATGGCGAAAGCCGGCTACGATCCGGAGGCGGCTCTCGGATTGTGGCAGCGCATGGAGAACTTGAACGAAAAGGCGCCGGTGGAATTTCTTTCAACCCATCCGAGTCCCGGCACGCGACAACAAGACATCCGGCGCTGGTTGCCGGAAGCGCAGGGCTACTATCACGCTGATCCGAACCTCGTCATCGCGAAGCTGCCGTCAGTCGCCGAACTGGAAGCCAGCACCGATCGCGGTGAAGCGGCGTTCACGCGCTATGCTCGCACCATCAATGAGAAAGCGCGCGGAGTGCGGGGCGAACGGGTGCTAACCGTGGCCGTGGCGAAGACGATGGAGGTTGATCCGGTGATCATCGAGCAGCGCCAGCGCGAGTCCGGATTGAGCTTCGGCGACGTGGCGGTCGCCAGCGCGTTGTCCAAGGCGGGGGGCGGCGCGTTTGACGACGTGATCGCCGCGCGCAAACAGGGACAAAAGTGGTCGGCTGTGGCCAAGGACAACGACCAGATCATCAAAGATGCACTCGGCCTGTTGCGTTCCGCGCTGGTCGAAGCCCGCAGCCTCGCACGTAACCTCCGAGGTTGAGCGGAAGGAGAGTTATGAAGACCATCGCGCGTATCCTGAGATTGGTGGTCGTGCTGGTGCTGCTCGTGGTGAGTGCCCTGAGCGTAGGGCCTCGCCACCTGAGTTCGACCCCGAGTGCCAACAACGTGGTCGCGCGTGAAATGCGCCTGACGCGCGGACTCGAAGCGCGCCCGCACCACTTGCGCGCGCTCTCGTCTGGCGTGCGCTACGCCGCGCTGCAGGCCGCCGGCGACCTCACGCGGCGCGCGGCGCAAGCCCCCGCCCAGGGGCTCAGTGTCACGGCTGACTTGTTGCTGCCACCGTCCGGCCCCGCGACGGTGGGCTGTGCGAAGACGCTCGACACGACGAACGTCCGCGTGAACCAAGACTGCACGCGCCGGCGGCAAGCCGAAGAAGTGATCGCCATCAACCCGACGAACGCGATGAATCTCGTCGCCGGCCAGAACGACAGCCGCCTCGGGTTCAATCACTGCGGCTTCGATTGGTCCTTCGACGGGGGGCGCACATGGGGAGACCTGGTGCCGCCGTTCTATGAGTTCGTGATGGGCGACGGGCATACGGCCGACGCGTGCTCGGATCCGTCGGCGACCTTCGATCGCGATGGCAACGCCTATATCAGCGGTATCCTGTTCGACATCAGCACACCCGTCAGTGCGATCGTGGTCGCCAAATCGCGCAAGAACATCGGCGGTCGATTCTTCCACTCCCCCGCGGCGTCGCCGTTTCAGCTGTACGAAACGCTTCCGTTGGGCATCGTCGTCAACGACAACGATGCCGCGATCTTCAACGACAAGCAGTTCATCGTCGCCGACGCGAGCAAGAGCAGTCCGAAAGTTGGCAACGTTTACGCCGCCTGGACCCGCTTTCGTTCGGCGACTGGCGTCGGCGTCGATGCGGATAGTCCGATCTTCTTCAGCCAATCGACCGACGGCGGCGCGACGTGGTCGGCGGGCATCGAAATCAGCGGCGCGAACAGTGCGATCTGCACAGTCGGCAGCGGCGAGACCGACATGGACGCGTGTGATCAGGATCAGGGGCCACATCCGATCGTCGGGATGGACGGAGCGGTGTACGTCACGTTCTCGAACAGCAACACTCCCGATGTCGGCCTCAACCAATTTGCCATCGTCTCGTGTCCGCCATCGGCCGACTGTAGTCAGATGGCGAACTGGAGCACGCCGGTGAAGATTGCCGACGACTTTGCGCTGCAGCCGATCGGGCCTGATCCCGTCACCGGGTGTGAAGCTGACTCACAGTGTTTGCCGCCGAACGGTTATCGCGTCAACGATGACACGTCGGGCTCGCTCTCAATCGATCGGATGGGCAATCTCTACTTCGCCTGGGCAGATTTCCGCCATGGCGGCGGCAGCTGCACACCGCTGGGTGACGCCGCGAGCGTGAGCGGCCCGTGCAACAACGATGTGTTCTATGCCTTCTCGACCGACGGTGGGGGCACCTGGAGCCCGGCGATCAACGTGACGCCCTCGTCGCGCTTCGGTCATTCAGCGCAATGGCAACCGTGGAGTTCTATTTCGCCAGGCGGTGGCAAGCTGTGGGTTGCGTACTACGACCGCTCGTATGGTCTGTGCGAGCAAACCGGGTGCAACGACATCACATTGGCCAAGGTGCAGAATCCGGCGTCCGCAACGCGCGCGCTCAGCTACACGCGGCTGACCGCCGAATCGATGCCGAATCTCACTCCGGCCAACAACCCGATCGAAGCCGGCTTCCTTGGTGACTACATGTGGGTGACGGTGGACAAGCACGGCCGCCCCTACGTGGTGTGGAGCGATACTCGCGGCCGCAACAACACCGTCGAGGAAGACGTGTACTTCCACCTCCCCACCGGCTGAGCGGCGGCTAGGCGTGCGGCGCGCGCGCCGTGCGCAGGTGGATGTGGAACGACGCCGCCATGTAGTAGGCGGGGAAAAACAGCGAAATGAACGCGAGCTGTTGCGACGGGTGCGGGAACTCGCGCAGCAGTTCGAACATCACCAAGGCCCACGCGGTGGCGAGCACGTAGGTCAGCGTGCGCACCGAGGTACTGCGGCTGGGGTAGAGATAGCGGATCGGCACGAACACCAGCACGGAAAATCCGAGTAGTGCGCTGACGTTGAACCACAGCGGCGTTTGCAGCGTGTACAAGTAGAAGACGACGACGTTCCAATACGATGGGAAGCCGGTGAAAAAATGATCCGCGGTCTTCGCTTCGGTCTGCGAGAAACCGTAGCCGCTCGCGAGCAGTGGAGCGCTGCCGACCACCAGACCGAGTAGCCCCGCTGGGAGCAAGCTCGCTTGGTACGCCAGCACGATCGGCACCACGGCGTAGTTCAAATAGTCGACGATGTCGTCGAGTTTGGCGCCGTCGAATCGCGGCAACACCTCCTTCACACCCACTCGTCGCGCCAAGGCACCGTCGGTCGAGTCAATGAACGTCGCCAACGTCATGCACGCGAACGCTAGACCGAAGTCGCCGCGTCCCGACGCGATCAGCGCCACCAGCCCCAACGGAGCGCCACTGGCGGTGTAGAGGTGCACACCCCACGCCGCCCACGTGCGGGCCGGACTGAATGTGCTCATCGGCGCACGCGCCGGCTGATGGTGGGCTCGTAGAGAATCTGCACGACGTTGCCGTCGGGATCCGCGCAGTACAGCGAGCGGCTGCCGTCGCGGTGGGTCTTGGGTTGGTGAACGATCGGCAGTGCGCGCGCGCGCAACTCGACCTCGGCGCGATCGACCATCTCCGGTGTGGCCACCAACAACCCGAGATGGTCGAGCGGTTGGCCAACGCCGGTCGGCAACGGGTCGGGGACTTCGTGCAGCGCAAGGTTGTCGCTGCCGGACGACAGGTACGCATTCGCTGCATCCGGCTCCCACACGATGTCGAAGCCGAACACCTCCGTGTAGAACGCCTTGGCGCGTGCGAGATCGCGGACGCGGAGCGCGACGTGGTGCAGGCCGAGCGTAGGGATCGGTAGACTCATCGCCGCAAGAACGTCCGAATCGAGCGCTCCACCGCGTCGGGTCGTTCCATGGGCACGAAGTGCGAGGCGCGCGCAATCGTTTTGGCGTGAACATTGGGCAGCAAGCTGGTCGCGGTGGTGAAGCTGCTGTCCGGAAACGCATCGCTGTTCTCCCCGCGTAAGATCAACACGGGAATGGAGACCTGCGGCAGGATCGCGAAGCCATCAATGCTCGCGGCGTGATCAAAGATCTGCGCCTCAATGGTTCCGGGACATTTCAATTCGATGTGGCCGTCGGGCCGCAACACGGTACCCTCTTCGATGTACGCCCATAGCACGTCCTCGCGCCAAGTGTTGAACGGAGCGCGCGTCCGATACGAGTGAAACATCGAGGTGCGGCTCTCCCACACCATGCGGCGTTTGCGCGCGCGATGCGCCAACGGGTTCTGAATGATCTGTCCGTCGGGCAGCTTCGGAACCAGGATCGGATCGATCAAGACGGCGCGCGAAATGGATCCGAGATGATGCGCGGCGCAATAGGCGATCGCGGTCGCGCCGGCCGAATGCCCCACGGCCGGAATGTGTTGCAGCCCGAGCGTCTCGATGAAGTGATGGAGATCCTCACCGAAGTGATCCCAGCTGTAGCCCGATTCCGGCTTGCTGCTATCACCGTGGCCGCGTTGATCGATGGCGATCACGCGAAACGTTTGGCTGAGCAGCTGCGCGATCGGCTTCCATACGTACGCGTGGAAACCCGTACCATGCACCAGCAAGATCGGCGGTCCGCTGTTCTCCCACTCGAGGTAGTGGACCCGAATGCCGTTGCAGTTGACGAATCGGTGCTGTGGGACGGCGCCGAGCAGCGCGTCACGGCGAGCAATCATGGCGGAACAATTCCTGTCTTGTCCTGTCGTCTAGTCGGGTTCGCTGCCGTGGTGGCAGCGGAGCGCCCCCGGTGCAACTATGGTGCGCACGTTCATTCACTGCGAAGCGTCTATCTGCTGATAGCAAGCGGTCGGCGGTGCGGCAAGGTAGGCAACGACCCGGCAGCGAAAAAAACAAAGCCCCGGACCGAAAACCCGGGCCGGGGCTTTGTGCGATGCTACGACGCGCTCAGACCTTGTTCACATTGGTGGCCTGCAGGCCCTTCGGACCCTGCGTGATCTCGAACTCCACGCGCTGCCCCTCGTCGAGCGTGCGGAATCCTTGGCCTTGAATAGCCGAGTAGTGCACAAACACGTCTTGGCCATCGTCCTTGGTGATGAACCCGTAGCCCTTCTGGCCGTTGAACCACTTCACCGTACCTTGCGGCATGGCGCCCTCCCTCCTTTCTACTACCGACTGATTACTCACAATCTTCCTAGTTTGAGGGAAAGCCCGGACGAAAGGTCTTAGCGGCCCCAATCGGACAGTCAGGCGACAGCCGCACCGCCACCCCATTTACCTTCGTGTTCAGGAACATTCGCCTCGAAACGCGGGCGCATATAGCATGCACGTTGTCGCCGTCGCAACCGAAATCTTTGACGAAATCTCCAGGGCCGGATGGGCCGCCGGCGGCCCTTTTTCTACGTCAGTCCGAGTCTTCGACCGCGCCGGCGCGCGCACCGAAACAGACACCCCGGGTCGAGGCGCGGATGAACGCCAACAGCTCCTCGACTGCGGACGACTGGGGCGCGGCCGCGAGTTCGGCCACCGCCGTGCGCAGGTTGCCATGGGTGCGAAAGAGACGCACGAAGGCGCGCTGCAGCGCGCGCATCTCCTCGGCGCTAAAGCCCGCGCGCCG
The genomic region above belongs to Deltaproteobacteria bacterium and contains:
- a CDS encoding MFS transporter — encoded protein: MDGHRNALLAGFLGWTLDAFDFFLVVFSLTAIAKEFNKSDADIALSITLTLAFRPVGAFIFGLMADRYGRRIPLMIDLVFYSVIEVLSGLAPNYATFLVLRALFGIGMGGEWGVGASLAMEKAPSRRRGMLSGLLQEGYAAGYLLAAIAYFTVFPRWGWRPLFFIGGLPALLALFVRARVKESEVWERTRHESWNQLARAIASNWKLFGYITMFIAIMSCVSHGTQDMYPTFLQREWGFTPTGRAALTAFSMVGAIIGGVLFGHFSDRIGRRRAIVMALIGAVLITPLWAFAPSLPLLVAGAFAMQFMVQGAWGVIPAQLTELSPDSVRGFLPGFAYQCGVLLASGIVYIEALYAARTSYATSMALTAVTVFVLGAIVAALGRERRGVEFGAAPSADFS
- a CDS encoding VOC family protein, encoding MKNPVLHHASICVADVARAREFYETVLGFAPIPRPDFGFPGMWYGLGEGQLHLIQRDQRSPAPARINPSDPHFAVTVDVPGMRAKLKDLGLDVLDAGDQMWVLDPDGNTVELRQDPTS
- a CDS encoding DUF4340 domain-containing protein, coding for MMGARGTIALALLVALGAAWLVYEGAPPDDPRASAGTLLGEPREIDPNNPTARLVNFIPADIQMVTLVRGGKRLITTRIGTIWSGAPTPNLIPDFLDSLAQLGELMRLEAGPAQLHEYGLDSPQGEIELRPITGEPVLVLLGDRNPPATGAYVRIGRSGDVVLAGALILWEFDKAFKALGGS
- a CDS encoding GldG family protein — encoded protein: MPRLFGHASRHAALVVLQVALALTFCGIVVVLAERHNQRFDLTPTQSFVLSDQAIKIARKVTQPVKVYGFYNTQEGGMRRQVEDVLEQFNRVNPSIGYSLHDLDRSPGLAKKYNVASYNTGVIEADGRTVPLSNLDEMELTNALLKMTVQGQRTLCFLTGHGEHSVSQATERRGYSEVAKALERENYSIRAIERLPPTGVPPDCTIVISPGPTRELFAGEADQLDAYVHAGGHLFVLVDPDASASFVAMLARFNVKPGNDLIVDERNRFYGSDSFMPRVPIFDEATFRRNLETAAVFPLTRTVEPVDEHRDGVVVSLIAMSGPDSWAREGTEQPPAGAVHFRPDVDKNGPLPVAVIANVQGKPDGETPATGRVAVFGDSDFASNFYLNLMGNKDLFMSTIAVLAEDEDLVAVRRKGLQKGSISPIYLTAEQGRQIFTSAVLVQPGVLLLAGVLVTMRRRRRGGT
- a CDS encoding ABC transporter permease subunit; protein product: MKAFVICRRELRSYFGSFIAYALLAVFLLLSGYFFYSDLIYFILFGGYVLPTGLWQFVFLDMRLCTMLVLPLVTMRLFAEEKKLGTIELLWTYPISDSAIVMGKFLAAWVFFLIMLLPTMINPLIFYQFYQFDLGPLASAYLGIFLLGSAFIACGLFVSSLTENQVVSAMVTYGILVFFWFVTWNEEVADQQIVRALLRLSLFDRFFNFSRGVIDTRDVVFFGLFTALFLFLTLQSLGARAWRGVN
- a CDS encoding ABC transporter ATP-binding protein, with translation MIQAEGLTKQFGAFTAIADVSFEVARGEIVGFLGPNGAGKSTTMRILAGVFPPTSGRATVAGYNVVADARRARSVVGYFPERVSIYTDMTVRGYLAYVAEMKDLPRAESRRQCDAVMQSCAVAHMQHRLIGTLSKGYRQRVGIAQALIGSPRVLILDEPTSGLDPEQVAEMRTLIRGLHGERTVILSTHILSEVEATCDRVIIINKGRVLAVDTPRNLNQRLRQTSEIHLEAIGPEAAITSRLQKIPGVLRIDSAVPALHPSDGATALRISTAKDRDLRADIAAAVTAGGWGLRELRPLTLSLEDIFLTMVANPGGNSAPPPTANPSAPDESLRHLSA
- a CDS encoding M48 family metallopeptidase — translated: MVSLLIATAFGCATVPYTNRSQLLTVSEAEETQLGIGAYKEVLRKEVLVQDPAVVGLVRRVGERIAQAADKPKYQWEFAVIDDDSMINAFALPGGKVAVYTGLFPVAQDEAGLAAVMGHEVAHALAHHGAERMSQGQLAQLGGVALAIGLGAAGAGRFTGDMAMQAYGLGAQVGILLPYSRAQESEADHIGLILMAKAGYDPEAALGLWQRMENLNEKAPVEFLSTHPSPGTRQQDIRRWLPEAQGYYHADPNLVIAKLPSVAELEASTDRGEAAFTRYARTINEKARGVRGERVLTVAVAKTMEVDPVIIEQRQRESGLSFGDVAVASALSKAGGGAFDDVIAARKQGQKWSAVAKDNDQIIKDALGLLRSALVEARSLARNLRG
- a CDS encoding exo-alpha-sialidase → MKTIARILRLVVVLVLLVVSALSVGPRHLSSTPSANNVVAREMRLTRGLEARPHHLRALSSGVRYAALQAAGDLTRRAAQAPAQGLSVTADLLLPPSGPATVGCAKTLDTTNVRVNQDCTRRRQAEEVIAINPTNAMNLVAGQNDSRLGFNHCGFDWSFDGGRTWGDLVPPFYEFVMGDGHTADACSDPSATFDRDGNAYISGILFDISTPVSAIVVAKSRKNIGGRFFHSPAASPFQLYETLPLGIVVNDNDAAIFNDKQFIVADASKSSPKVGNVYAAWTRFRSATGVGVDADSPIFFSQSTDGGATWSAGIEISGANSAICTVGSGETDMDACDQDQGPHPIVGMDGAVYVTFSNSNTPDVGLNQFAIVSCPPSADCSQMANWSTPVKIADDFALQPIGPDPVTGCEADSQCLPPNGYRVNDDTSGSLSIDRMGNLYFAWADFRHGGGSCTPLGDAASVSGPCNNDVFYAFSTDGGGTWSPAINVTPSSRFGHSAQWQPWSSISPGGGKLWVAYYDRSYGLCEQTGCNDITLAKVQNPASATRALSYTRLTAESMPNLTPANNPIEAGFLGDYMWVTVDKHGRPYVVWSDTRGRNNTVEEDVYFHLPTG
- a CDS encoding CDP-diacylglycerol O-phosphatidyltransferase translates to MSTFSPARTWAAWGVHLYTASGAPLGLVALIASGRGDFGLAFACMTLATFIDSTDGALARRVGVKEVLPRFDGAKLDDIVDYLNYAVVPIVLAYQASLLPAGLLGLVVGSAPLLASGYGFSQTEAKTADHFFTGFPSYWNVVVFYLYTLQTPLWFNVSALLGFSVLVFVPIRYLYPSRSTSVRTLTYVLATAWALVMFELLREFPHPSQQLAFISLFFPAYYMAASFHIHLRTARAPHA
- a CDS encoding VOC family protein gives rise to the protein MSLPIPTLGLHHVALRVRDLARAKAFYTEVFGFDIVWEPDAANAYLSSGSDNLALHEVPDPLPTGVGQPLDHLGLLVATPEMVDRAEVELRARALPIVHQPKTHRDGSRSLYCADPDGNVVQILYEPTISRRVRR
- a CDS encoding alpha/beta hydrolase — its product is MIARRDALLGAVPQHRFVNCNGIRVHYLEWENSGPPILLVHGTGFHAYVWKPIAQLLSQTFRVIAIDQRGHGDSSKPESGYSWDHFGEDLHHFIETLGLQHIPAVGHSAGATAIAYCAAHHLGSISRAVLIDPILVPKLPDGQIIQNPLAHRARKRRMVWESRTSMFHSYRTRAPFNTWREDVLWAYIEEGTVLRPDGHIELKCPGTIEAQIFDHAASIDGFAILPQVSIPVLILRGENSDAFPDSSFTTATSLLPNVHAKTIARASHFVPMERPDAVERSIRTFLRR
- a CDS encoding cold shock domain-containing protein; amino-acid sequence: MPQGTVKWFNGQKGYGFITKDDGQDVFVHYSAIQGQGFRTLDEGQRVEFEITQGPKGLQATNVNKV